GTCATGGTGGTGAGTCGTTCGGATGCTAACTTGGCATAGGGATAGACTTTTCGGGTTTTACGCCTTAAGACAAGATACCTGTGCCGATCTTCCTTAGAAGTAAATTCGAGCTTGTTCAATAAAATCACTTCGTCCAAATCGATATACTCCCTGGGAATGGTATCGCCATCGATAATATAGTAAACGACCTCAGTACTATCGCCCTCCTGCTCGTAATAGTTGGATATAGTTTGTGAGGAGGCAGTGATGCCCATCAGTAAAAAAATAATATACAGATACGAAAAACGCTTCATTGAGTTTTTGTTTTAGTCTAATACTAAAACTGTTCCAAAATTAAAAAAATTGCGATGCCTGCTTATTAATTAATTACTAATTTTGATTTTTACGAAAAATAAACTTTATGGCCACATCAATTCTGACAAAAAAATCGCTTACTTTTTTAGAAAAATACTTAAACAATGCAGCCCCGACCGGTTACGAATGGGACGGACAAAAGTTGTGGATGGAATACCTGAAGCCTTATGTGGACGAATTTATAACCGATACCTACGGAACAGCTGTAGGGGTTATCAATCCGAAGGCTACCTATAAGGTTGTTATTGAAGGTCATGCCGATGAAATTTCATGGTATGTCAACTATATTAGTGACAACGGTTTGCTTTACGTAATTAGAAACGGCGGGAGTGATCACCAGATTGCACCTTCCAAGATTGTAAATATTCACACAAAAAAAGGGATCATAAAAGGTGTCTTTGGATGGCCTGCAATTCACACTCGCAACAAGGCCAAAGAAGAAGCTCCCAAGCCTGAAAATATTTGTATTGATGTTGGCGCCAAGGACAAGGAAGAAGTCCTGAGCATGGGAATTCATGTGGGCTGTGTGATTACTTACCCGGACGAATTTCATATCCTTAACAAAGATAAATTTGTTTGCAGAGCCCTGGATAACAGAATGGGTGGTTTTATGATTGCAGAAGTAGCTCGTCTTCTGAAAGAAAACAAAAAGAAACTTCCTTTTGGATTGTATATCACCAATTCGGTGCAGGAAGAGATTGGTTTGCGTGGTGCCGAAATGATTGCACAGCGCATAAAACCCAATATTGCCATAGTGACCGATGTTACACACGATACCACTACCCCAATGATCGACAAAAAGAAGCAAGGTCTTGCCGAAATTGGTGAAGGGCCTGTTATTGCTTACGCTCCTGCAGTGCAACAAAAACTGCGGGATCTGATAGTAACTACTGCCGAAAAGAAAAAAATTCCGTTTCAGCGGGCTGCCTTATCCAGAGCAACCGGAACCGACACCGATGCTTTTGCATATAGTAATGGCGGAGTCGCAAGTGCTTTGATCTCTCTTCCATTGCGTTATATGCACACAACCGTCGAAATGGTGCATCAACGGGATGTTGAAAATGTAATCAAACTTATATATGAATCCTTGCTCGCAATAAAAAAGGATCAGTCCTTTAGTTACTTTGAATAAGTGTGTTCATAACCTAAACTAATTAAG
This genomic stretch from Ulvibacter sp. MAR_2010_11 harbors:
- a CDS encoding M42 family metallopeptidase; translation: MATSILTKKSLTFLEKYLNNAAPTGYEWDGQKLWMEYLKPYVDEFITDTYGTAVGVINPKATYKVVIEGHADEISWYVNYISDNGLLYVIRNGGSDHQIAPSKIVNIHTKKGIIKGVFGWPAIHTRNKAKEEAPKPENICIDVGAKDKEEVLSMGIHVGCVITYPDEFHILNKDKFVCRALDNRMGGFMIAEVARLLKENKKKLPFGLYITNSVQEEIGLRGAEMIAQRIKPNIAIVTDVTHDTTTPMIDKKKQGLAEIGEGPVIAYAPAVQQKLRDLIVTTAEKKKIPFQRAALSRATGTDTDAFAYSNGGVASALISLPLRYMHTTVEMVHQRDVENVIKLIYESLLAIKKDQSFSYFE